A section of the Desulfomicrobium apsheronum genome encodes:
- a CDS encoding glycyl-radical enzyme activating protein, which translates to MPSAASPSGTLFAIKRYALHDGPDLRVTIFLKGCPLSCLWCHNPEGIKAAPAILALPDKCVGCGECMEACPQGALRPGPVGVIRNSEICTVCGTCAEVCPALAHEAVGRTWTVSEAMTEIKKEIPFFAGNGGGVTFSGGEPLAQPDFLEALLVACGNLDLHRAVDTSGFASAETISRIARHTDLFLFDIKHMDPDTHRRVTGVSNAPILANLRLLAELGARIGLRLPLIPGINDDAENIRRTGLLAVSLPGIRDIAVLPYHASARGKYAKLGMSYPGAAIKQSDPDSVDRAVDILQHCGLEVRIGG; encoded by the coding sequence ATGCCAAGCGCTGCCTCACCTTCCGGCACTCTTTTCGCCATCAAACGCTACGCCCTGCATGACGGGCCGGACTTGCGCGTGACCATTTTCCTGAAGGGCTGCCCCCTATCCTGCCTGTGGTGCCACAACCCCGAAGGCATCAAGGCCGCTCCAGCCATCCTGGCCCTGCCGGACAAATGTGTCGGCTGCGGAGAATGCATGGAAGCCTGCCCGCAAGGCGCCCTGCGTCCCGGACCGGTCGGCGTGATCAGAAACAGCGAGATCTGCACCGTCTGCGGCACCTGCGCCGAGGTATGCCCAGCCCTGGCTCATGAAGCCGTGGGCAGGACATGGACCGTGTCCGAAGCAATGACAGAGATAAAAAAAGAGATCCCCTTTTTTGCCGGAAACGGAGGCGGGGTGACGTTTTCCGGCGGGGAACCCTTGGCCCAACCCGATTTTCTTGAGGCCTTGCTTGTGGCCTGCGGGAACCTGGACCTGCACCGCGCCGTGGACACCAGCGGCTTCGCATCCGCCGAGACGATCTCGCGCATTGCCCGGCACACGGACCTTTTCCTTTTCGACATAAAGCACATGGACCCGGACACCCATCGCCGGGTGACAGGCGTGTCCAATGCCCCGATCCTTGCCAATCTGCGCCTGCTGGCAGAATTGGGGGCGCGAATCGGGCTCAGGCTGCCGCTCATACCGGGAATCAACGACGACGCGGAGAACATCCGCCGCACAGGTCTTTTGGCCGTATCCCTGCCGGGGATACGCGATATCGCCGTGCTTCCCTACCATGCCTCGGCCCGGGGGAAATACGCCAAACTCGGAATGTCCTATCCCGGAGCCGCCATCAAACAGAGCGATCCGGACAGCGTGGATCGTGCCGTGGATATTTTGCAGCATTGCGGGCTCGAGGTCCGCATCGGAGGATAG
- the hypD gene encoding trans-4-hydroxy-L-proline dehydratase — translation MNQRIEHLREESFAAEPSISIERALLETKFYLENYGKHSLPVLRALVFKDLCEKKTIYLGDGELIVGERGPAPKCVPTFPELTCHSASDLRVLATRPMTRYHVSDEDVETYEREVIPYWTGRSMRERVFSQIPDEWRAAYEAGLFTEFMEQRAPGHTALDGTIYEWGMHDFKARIAERMSRLDYLNDPLASDRAEQLKAMDIACDAAIVFALRHADLAWEKAKTEPNPARKAELTRIAEVCRRVPAQAPRDFWEALQMYWFVHLGTITELNGWDAMTPGHLDQHLTPFYEKGLADGTLTRETAKELLCCLWIKVNNHPAPPKVGVTAKESGTYNDFTNINLGGLKRDGSDGVSELSYLILEVVDELKLLQPQTSVHISQKTPDRFLKAAARVIKNGYGYPSIFNTDAVVMEQMRVGKTVEDAREGGCSGCIETGAFGKEAYILTGYLNVPKVLELALNDGRDQLTGRQIGPRTGDARDFSSFDDLYDAFTRQLDWVVDLKVRVNNYIERMYATHSPAPFLSTVIHDCIEKGRDYDGGPRYNTNYIQCCGIGTVTDSLSAIKTQVFDAATVSMPKLTQALQSNFENSEALRLKLWNKTPFFGNDDDRADDIMRRVYDSLFTAIDGRPNTKGTEYHLNMLSTTCHVYFGKMLGASANGRLAGLPESDGTSPSHGADRNGPTAVVKSLSKMDQIKSGGTLLNQRFLPDVLKTDQDLDKLAQLVRTYFRLGGHHIQFNVVDTATLRQAQASPDQHRNLLVRVAGYSDYFVDLDLDHQEEIIRRTEQETA, via the coding sequence ATGAACCAGAGAATCGAGCACCTGCGCGAAGAGAGCTTCGCCGCCGAACCATCCATTTCCATCGAACGCGCCCTGCTCGAAACCAAATTCTACCTCGAGAATTACGGCAAGCATTCCCTGCCCGTGCTGCGCGCCCTTGTTTTCAAGGATCTGTGCGAAAAAAAGACCATTTATCTTGGCGACGGCGAACTGATCGTGGGTGAACGCGGTCCCGCGCCCAAGTGCGTGCCGACCTTTCCGGAACTGACCTGCCACTCGGCCTCGGACCTGCGCGTGCTCGCGACCCGGCCCATGACCCGCTACCATGTCAGCGATGAGGATGTCGAAACCTACGAACGCGAGGTCATCCCCTACTGGACCGGCCGTTCCATGCGCGAACGCGTCTTCTCCCAGATTCCTGACGAATGGCGGGCAGCCTACGAAGCCGGCCTCTTCACCGAGTTCATGGAACAACGCGCCCCCGGCCATACGGCCCTCGACGGCACGATCTACGAATGGGGCATGCATGATTTCAAGGCGCGCATCGCCGAACGCATGAGCCGCCTGGACTATCTGAACGATCCCCTGGCCTCGGACCGCGCCGAGCAGCTGAAGGCCATGGACATCGCCTGCGACGCGGCCATCGTCTTTGCCCTGCGCCATGCCGATCTGGCCTGGGAAAAGGCCAAGACCGAGCCCAACCCCGCGCGCAAGGCCGAACTCACGCGCATCGCCGAGGTCTGCCGCCGCGTCCCGGCCCAGGCCCCGCGCGACTTCTGGGAAGCCCTGCAAATGTACTGGTTCGTGCACCTGGGCACCATCACGGAACTGAACGGCTGGGACGCCATGACCCCCGGCCATCTCGACCAGCACCTTACCCCCTTCTACGAGAAAGGCCTGGCCGACGGCACCCTGACCCGCGAAACGGCCAAGGAGCTGCTCTGTTGCCTGTGGATCAAGGTCAACAACCACCCCGCCCCGCCCAAGGTCGGCGTCACGGCCAAGGAGAGCGGCACCTATAACGATTTCACCAACATCAACCTCGGCGGCCTGAAACGCGACGGCTCTGACGGGGTCAGCGAACTCTCCTATCTCATTCTTGAAGTTGTCGACGAGCTCAAACTCCTTCAGCCCCAGACCAGCGTGCACATCAGCCAGAAGACGCCGGACCGCTTCCTGAAAGCCGCCGCCCGCGTCATCAAAAACGGCTACGGCTACCCGTCGATCTTCAACACCGACGCCGTGGTCATGGAACAGATGCGCGTCGGCAAAACCGTGGAAGACGCCCGAGAAGGCGGCTGCTCTGGCTGCATCGAGACCGGGGCCTTCGGCAAGGAAGCCTACATCCTGACCGGCTATCTAAACGTGCCCAAGGTGCTGGAACTGGCCCTGAACGACGGACGCGACCAGCTCACCGGCCGCCAGATCGGCCCCCGGACCGGCGACGCCCGTGATTTTTCGAGCTTCGACGACCTCTACGACGCCTTCACCCGCCAATTGGACTGGGTCGTGGACCTCAAGGTGCGCGTCAACAACTACATCGAACGCATGTACGCCACCCACTCCCCCGCACCCTTCCTTTCCACGGTCATCCACGACTGCATCGAAAAGGGCCGGGACTACGACGGCGGCCCGCGCTACAACACCAACTACATCCAGTGCTGCGGCATCGGCACGGTCACGGACAGCCTGTCCGCCATCAAGACCCAAGTCTTTGACGCAGCGACCGTCTCCATGCCCAAACTCACCCAGGCGCTACAGTCCAATTTCGAAAATTCCGAAGCCCTGCGCCTGAAACTCTGGAACAAGACGCCCTTCTTCGGCAACGATGACGATCGGGCCGACGACATCATGCGCCGCGTCTACGATTCACTCTTCACGGCCATCGACGGCCGCCCCAACACCAAGGGCACCGAATACCACTTGAACATGCTCTCCACCACCTGCCACGTCTATTTCGGCAAGATGCTCGGCGCCTCGGCCAACGGCCGCCTGGCCGGGCTACCCGAATCCGACGGCACCTCGCCCTCCCACGGCGCGGACAGGAACGGCCCCACGGCCGTGGTCAAGTCACTCTCGAAAATGGACCAAATCAAATCCGGCGGCACTCTCCTCAACCAGCGATTCCTGCCAGACGTCCTCAAAACCGATCAGGACCTGGACAAGCTCGCCCAACTGGTGCGTACCTATTTCCGCCTCGGCGGCCACCACATCCAGTTCAACGTGGTCGACACGGCCACCCTGCGCCAAGCCCAGGCCAGCCCCGACCAACACCGCAACCTGCTGGTCCGCGTAGCCGGATACAGCGACTACTTCGTGGACCTGGATCTGGACCACCAGGAAGAAATCATCCGGCGCACAGAGCAGGAAACGGCGTAG
- a CDS encoding sel1 repeat family protein, which produces MDKTFLILICAFSMVALLMILSKIKKNNTSIKKSYLFDKNKTENYINFKKDSSKKSRKYDISNAKEASKSNDSTFTTSICKEKIIELTDTDILQEDEAKTRDNIYTSKKSINLNIEISKTKDFIKVLTPKFASEFYTMAYGPSPDILPSSITYCHHAKDNNTEDTDFLIRELVTDGLNGSFYALSMAAVIHAVTPDCPQRSRIELIAPWIIRHVGESEGHWLLGVFALHYLASTIQNGRVATASFALEHLSKSSLAGNYKGILFPPYLNAPGADYPLPPTDYSRLLLPSDMDNELRSFWHWCHRAADLGNPWANETIASLLYAKPDPDRPIKEQSRLAVYHLEKAARSGHKLAALTLGGLFHTGKIEEEYNTLLIANRDIHKAFFFYSLFTRLKCGGAYFRHDDVRSNLLAEMHAQKYLSDDPLTGNPPEMTSFEYESILKDTKTVYEEFEAKKFEENAAQEDLYNKARKALPELRAELEAVSVRVGDVL; this is translated from the coding sequence ATGGACAAGACATTTCTCATATTAATATGCGCATTCTCAATGGTAGCTCTTTTGATGATCTTATCAAAAATAAAAAAAAACAACACATCTATAAAAAAATCATATTTATTCGATAAAAACAAAACAGAAAACTATATAAATTTCAAAAAAGATTCTTCAAAAAAATCAAGAAAATACGATATTTCAAACGCAAAAGAAGCATCAAAAAGCAACGATTCAACTTTTACAACTTCTATCTGTAAAGAAAAAATAATAGAACTTACAGATACAGATATTTTACAAGAAGATGAAGCAAAAACAAGAGACAACATATATACAAGTAAAAAAAGTATAAATTTAAATATAGAAATATCTAAAACAAAAGATTTCATCAAAGTCCTGACACCTAAATTTGCTAGCGAATTCTACACCATGGCATACGGACCTTCACCCGATATCTTACCATCTTCTATCACTTATTGCCACCATGCTAAAGACAATAATACAGAAGACACAGACTTTCTTATACGAGAACTCGTGACAGATGGATTGAATGGAAGTTTTTATGCTCTAAGCATGGCTGCAGTAATACACGCAGTGACACCAGACTGCCCGCAGCGTTCAAGAATTGAACTCATCGCTCCTTGGATTATCCGACACGTAGGCGAATCCGAGGGGCACTGGCTTCTTGGGGTTTTTGCGTTGCACTACCTCGCGTCGACCATTCAGAACGGCCGGGTTGCAACAGCCAGTTTTGCATTGGAACACCTCTCCAAAAGTTCGCTCGCCGGAAACTATAAAGGCATACTTTTCCCGCCGTATCTCAACGCCCCAGGCGCTGATTACCCGTTGCCACCGACAGACTACAGCCGACTCCTTTTGCCTAGCGACATGGACAATGAACTTCGGTCCTTCTGGCACTGGTGCCATCGCGCGGCAGATCTTGGCAATCCCTGGGCCAACGAAACAATTGCCAGCCTGCTCTACGCAAAACCCGACCCTGACCGTCCGATCAAAGAGCAAAGCCGCTTGGCCGTGTACCATCTTGAGAAGGCAGCCAGGAGCGGTCATAAACTCGCCGCCCTGACTTTGGGCGGCTTGTTTCATACTGGAAAAATAGAAGAAGAGTATAATACGTTGCTCATAGCAAACCGTGACATCCACAAGGCTTTTTTCTTCTATTCCCTGTTTACACGGCTTAAATGCGGCGGCGCGTACTTCCGACACGATGACGTTCGTTCGAACCTGCTGGCCGAAATGCATGCGCAAAAATATCTTTCCGACGATCCTTTGACCGGGAACCCACCGGAGATGACCAGTTTCGAGTACGAATCCATCCTCAAAGACACCAAAACAGTCTATGAAGAGTTCGAGGCCAAGAAGTTTGAAGAAAACGCAGCCCAAGAAGACCTTTACAACAAGGCCCGAAAAGCCCTGCCTGAACTCAGAGCCGAATTGGAAGCTGTGAGTGTGAGAGTCGGGGATGTGCTGTAG
- a CDS encoding amino acid ABC transporter ATP-binding protein yields the protein MIEIKNLHKKFGDLEVLKGVNLTVASGEVVCIIGPSGSGKSTVLRCINRLETPTAGTVIVDGHDIMNPRTDINYVRTEAGMVFQQFNLFPHMTVLDNVILGPVKVRKMPRADAEHLGHDLLAKVGLGSKALAYPEQLSGGQKQRVAIARALALQPKVILFDEPTSALDPELVGEVLEVMKKLAAEGMTMIVVTHEMGFAREVADRVIFIDEGVIQEENTPQEFFNAPKNPRLRDFLGKIVGTCREM from the coding sequence ATGATTGAAATAAAGAACCTGCACAAGAAGTTCGGTGATCTGGAAGTTTTGAAAGGAGTCAACCTGACCGTAGCCTCGGGAGAGGTGGTCTGCATCATCGGACCGTCAGGCTCGGGCAAGTCGACCGTGCTGCGCTGCATCAACCGGCTGGAGACACCGACTGCGGGCACGGTGATCGTCGACGGGCACGATATCATGAACCCACGGACAGACATCAATTACGTGCGCACCGAAGCGGGCATGGTCTTTCAGCAGTTCAACCTCTTCCCGCACATGACCGTGCTCGACAACGTGATCCTCGGACCGGTCAAGGTCCGCAAAATGCCTCGTGCCGATGCCGAGCACCTGGGCCATGACCTTTTGGCAAAGGTGGGCCTGGGCTCCAAGGCCCTCGCCTACCCGGAGCAGCTCTCGGGGGGCCAGAAGCAGCGCGTAGCCATCGCCCGCGCCCTGGCCCTGCAGCCCAAGGTCATCCTCTTTGACGAGCCGACCTCGGCCCTGGACCCGGAACTTGTCGGCGAAGTGCTGGAAGTCATGAAGAAGCTGGCCGCCGAGGGCATGACCATGATCGTGGTCACGCATGAGATGGGCTTCGCCCGCGAGGTGGCGGACAGGGTCATCTTCATCGACGAAGGAGTGATCCAGGAAGAAAACACCCCGCAGGAATTTTTCAACGCGCCCAAAAATCCCCGCCTGCGGGACTTTCTGGGCAAGATCGTGGGTACCTGCCGGGAAATGTAG
- a CDS encoding YqiJ family protein translates to MIAFLLSSENLPFTIALSVMLGVALLEGVSAFFGMEFSEAVETIIPSDIGVDATSGDASSGLSKFLCWFRIGQMPVLILIIVLLTCFGLIGLALQGAFFGMTGRFLPGFLSVPAVFVSSLPVARTLSGWLGRVLPQDETEAVSEQTFIGRIAVITLGVAASGMPAEGRLKDAHGLTHYIQIEPMEPSDRFKRGDEILLVTRSSHVFKGIPNPTPMLSQAQTTLSRK, encoded by the coding sequence GGAGAATCTCCCTTTCACCATCGCGTTGAGCGTAATGCTGGGTGTAGCTCTTCTTGAAGGGGTAAGCGCATTTTTTGGCATGGAATTTTCGGAAGCCGTCGAAACCATAATTCCTTCGGACATTGGGGTGGATGCCACATCCGGGGACGCCTCATCGGGGCTTTCGAAATTTCTTTGCTGGTTCAGGATTGGGCAGATGCCTGTCCTGATTCTGATTATCGTCCTGCTCACCTGTTTCGGCTTGATTGGCCTGGCGCTTCAAGGAGCCTTCTTCGGCATGACTGGCCGTTTTCTCCCGGGATTTCTTTCAGTTCCAGCAGTCTTTGTCAGTTCTCTGCCAGTGGCCCGGACGCTGTCCGGCTGGCTCGGCAGAGTTCTGCCACAGGATGAAACGGAAGCCGTTTCCGAGCAGACCTTTATTGGCCGCATCGCAGTAATCACTCTTGGAGTCGCGGCATCCGGCATGCCCGCGGAAGGCAGACTAAAAGATGCGCATGGGCTCACGCACTACATCCAGATTGAACCCATGGAGCCAAGCGACCGATTCAAGAGAGGCGACGAGATCCTTCTGGTCACACGCAGCAGTCACGTTTTCAAAGGAATACCAAACCCCACTCCAATGCTTTCACAAGCGCAAACCACTCTCTCAAGGAAATAG
- a CDS encoding RNA recognition motif domain-containing protein: protein MSKNIYVGNLPWSATEQDVETLFATYGQVANVKLISDRETGRARGFGFVEMESGAEEAIAALDGADYGGRSLKVNEARPRPERERRPRW from the coding sequence ATGTCGAAGAACATTTATGTCGGAAACCTGCCCTGGAGTGCCACCGAGCAGGATGTGGAAACGCTGTTCGCAACGTACGGCCAAGTTGCAAACGTTAAACTCATTTCCGACCGTGAGACAGGCAGAGCCCGCGGATTTGGTTTTGTGGAAATGGAGAGCGGCGCTGAAGAAGCCATCGCTGCTCTGGACGGCGCCGATTACGGCGGACGTTCCCTGAAGGTCAACGAAGCCCGTCCCCGTCCCGAGCGTGAGCGCCGGCCCAGATGGTAG
- the glnH gene encoding glutamine ABC transporter substrate-binding protein GlnH, giving the protein MKRILLFAVLALALCATTASAKKLVVATDTNFPPFEFKDPESGKHTGFDVELWDAIAKEIGAEYDLQPMDFNGIIPGLQSGQVDVGIAGITIKPERAEVVDFSDPYYNAGLLILVKADNEDITDVKALAGKIVATKLGTTSEDFAKKEAGAKEVKLFPNNDAMFMELLAGGADAVIFDSPVISEFVRTVGKGQAKIVGPLYMGQSYGIGFPKGSDLVTKTNAALQKLKDSGAYRELYIKWFGTEPK; this is encoded by the coding sequence ATGAAACGCATCCTGCTTTTCGCCGTTTTAGCTCTGGCTCTGTGCGCGACCACCGCTTCAGCCAAAAAGCTGGTCGTGGCCACGGATACCAATTTTCCGCCTTTTGAATTCAAGGACCCCGAGAGCGGCAAGCACACCGGCTTCGACGTGGAGCTTTGGGACGCCATCGCCAAGGAAATCGGCGCCGAGTACGACCTGCAGCCCATGGACTTCAACGGCATCATCCCCGGCCTGCAGTCCGGCCAGGTTGACGTTGGCATCGCCGGCATCACCATCAAGCCCGAACGCGCCGAAGTCGTCGACTTCTCCGACCCCTACTACAACGCGGGCCTTCTGATCCTGGTCAAGGCCGACAACGAAGACATCACCGACGTGAAGGCTCTGGCCGGCAAGATCGTGGCCACCAAGCTCGGCACCACCAGCGAAGACTTCGCCAAGAAGGAAGCCGGAGCCAAGGAAGTGAAGCTTTTCCCCAACAATGACGCCATGTTCATGGAACTGCTCGCCGGCGGCGCTGATGCGGTCATCTTCGACTCCCCGGTAATCTCCGAATTCGTGCGCACCGTGGGCAAGGGTCAGGCCAAGATCGTCGGTCCCCTGTACATGGGCCAGTCCTACGGCATCGGCTTCCCCAAGGGCAGCGATCTGGTCACCAAGACCAACGCCGCGCTCCAGAAGCTCAAAGACAGCGGCGCCTACCGCGAACTGTACATCAAGTGGTTCGGCACCGAGCCCAAGTAA
- a CDS encoding flotillin family protein has product MDNLIFIASVSVSVLVGMITIGLIMARLYNRASKEVSFVRTGFGGQKVIMNGGALVIPILHEIIPVNMNTLRLEVRRSNDQALITRDRMRVDVAAEFYTRVKPSEESIAMAAQTLGYKTLEPMQLKELVEGKFVDALRSVAAEMSMEELHEKRTEFVQRVQNVVSEDLTKNGLELETVSLTGLDQTSREFFNPDNAFDAAGLTRLTMEIEEKRKTRNDVEQDTNVAIANKNLEAEQKQLQIAKNMEYARLEQEREIEIRRASQATEIARERAQKKQEADEAQIQAKRQVDMTTILAERAVEEEQIEKERNVKERDISRIKALESAEIERMKTVELAEQDKEIALAEKSKAKSEARAEADKALALAVREEEAVKTVRETAEAERVKAVDLVQARKLAERDAIAVLVQAQADKKAALDRAEASRIQATAEADRKRIEAEGEAEAMILSANAAEKQYQVDAEGTLALNEAANKLSQEQVRFELKKKLIAHLPEIIRESVRPMEKIEGIKIFHLEGMPGSNGHVQGEASTNSTNLADQVVNSALRYRGQAPLLDSLLAEIGLKPGDINGLTAPIGSMANDFKDSAALEIKNVEA; this is encoded by the coding sequence ATGGACAACCTCATTTTCATCGCTTCCGTGTCGGTTTCTGTCCTCGTCGGCATGATCACCATCGGCCTCATCATGGCCCGCCTTTACAACAGAGCCAGCAAGGAAGTGTCTTTCGTGCGCACTGGCTTCGGCGGCCAGAAGGTCATCATGAATGGTGGCGCGCTGGTCATCCCGATCCTGCATGAAATCATCCCTGTAAACATGAACACCTTGCGCTTGGAAGTCCGCCGCTCCAACGACCAGGCCCTGATCACCAGGGACAGGATGCGCGTCGATGTAGCTGCGGAATTCTATACGAGAGTCAAGCCATCCGAAGAATCCATCGCCATGGCAGCCCAAACCTTGGGATACAAGACTCTTGAGCCCATGCAACTCAAAGAGCTGGTCGAGGGCAAGTTTGTTGATGCGTTGCGCTCGGTCGCCGCCGAAATGTCCATGGAAGAACTGCACGAAAAAAGAACGGAATTCGTGCAACGCGTCCAGAACGTGGTTTCAGAAGATTTGACCAAAAACGGGCTGGAACTCGAGACGGTCTCGTTGACTGGGCTGGACCAGACTTCGCGCGAATTCTTCAATCCTGACAACGCCTTCGATGCTGCGGGTCTCACGCGATTGACCATGGAAATTGAAGAAAAGCGAAAGACCCGCAACGATGTCGAACAAGACACGAATGTAGCCATTGCCAATAAAAATCTGGAGGCAGAGCAAAAGCAACTTCAGATCGCCAAAAACATGGAATACGCGCGCTTGGAGCAAGAGCGAGAGATCGAGATTCGTCGCGCATCGCAGGCAACGGAAATCGCAAGAGAGCGAGCCCAGAAAAAGCAAGAGGCAGATGAGGCGCAAATCCAGGCCAAACGGCAAGTGGACATGACCACTATATTGGCCGAGCGGGCCGTAGAAGAAGAGCAGATCGAAAAGGAGCGCAATGTCAAAGAACGCGACATCTCGCGAATCAAAGCTTTGGAGTCGGCAGAAATTGAACGCATGAAAACCGTGGAACTCGCCGAGCAGGACAAGGAAATCGCGTTGGCGGAGAAATCCAAAGCTAAAAGCGAAGCGCGAGCTGAGGCTGATAAAGCCCTGGCTCTGGCCGTAAGGGAAGAAGAAGCGGTCAAGACAGTTCGTGAAACAGCCGAGGCAGAACGCGTCAAGGCCGTAGACTTGGTGCAGGCAAGAAAGCTTGCCGAACGCGACGCCATAGCGGTTTTGGTTCAGGCCCAAGCGGATAAAAAAGCTGCGCTCGACAGGGCGGAGGCCTCGCGCATCCAGGCCACGGCAGAAGCCGACAGAAAACGCATTGAAGCTGAAGGCGAGGCCGAGGCGATGATTCTCTCCGCCAATGCCGCTGAAAAGCAATACCAGGTGGACGCCGAGGGCACTCTGGCGCTGAACGAAGCTGCCAACAAGCTCTCCCAGGAACAGGTCAGATTTGAACTAAAGAAAAAGCTCATCGCACATCTTCCTGAAATAATAAGAGAAAGCGTACGACCCATGGAAAAAATCGAGGGCATCAAAATCTTCCATCTGGAGGGTATGCCCGGTTCGAATGGCCACGTTCAAGGGGAAGCCTCAACAAACTCAACAAATCTGGCAGACCAGGTCGTTAACAGCGCCTTGCGGTACCGCGGACAGGCACCTCTCCTTGACTCCCTGCTGGCCGAAATCGGTCTTAAACCCGGCGATATCAACGGACTGACCGCCCCAATCGGAAGTATGGCAAATGATTTCAAAGACTCGGCTGCCTTGGAAATCAAGAATGTCGAAGCATGA
- a CDS encoding amino acid ABC transporter permease, with amino-acid sequence MAFQFEPSVVVDTLPMLMRGVWYTIYLTVGGLFFGFLLGVATGLMKLARPFFVRKLADLYVELIRGTPMLVQAMFLYYGVPMAVGLRIPPLIAGVIVIAINSGAYIAEIVRGAIQSINVGQTEAGRSIGLTRAQTMRYIIWPQAFKRMIPPLGNQFIISLKDTSLLMVIGVGELLRTGQEIVAVNFRAFEVYMAVAMVYLVMTMSIAKALKILENRLINKTSGKRA; translated from the coding sequence ATGGCCTTTCAATTCGAACCAAGCGTCGTTGTCGACACCTTGCCCATGCTCATGCGCGGAGTCTGGTACACCATCTACCTGACCGTCGGCGGCCTGTTTTTCGGCTTTCTTCTCGGAGTGGCCACGGGCCTCATGAAGCTGGCCCGCCCCTTTTTCGTCCGCAAGCTCGCCGATCTCTATGTGGAACTCATTCGCGGCACGCCCATGCTGGTGCAGGCCATGTTCCTCTATTACGGCGTGCCCATGGCCGTGGGTCTGCGCATCCCGCCGCTCATCGCCGGAGTCATCGTCATTGCCATCAACTCCGGAGCCTACATCGCCGAGATCGTGCGCGGTGCCATCCAGTCCATCAATGTCGGACAAACCGAAGCAGGGCGCTCCATCGGCCTGACCCGGGCCCAGACCATGCGCTACATCATCTGGCCCCAGGCCTTCAAACGCATGATCCCGCCGCTGGGCAACCAGTTCATCATCAGCCTCAAAGACACCTCGCTGCTGATGGTCATCGGCGTGGGTGAGCTGCTGCGGACCGGCCAGGAGATCGTGGCTGTCAATTTTCGGGCGTTTGAAGTCTATATGGCCGTGGCCATGGTCTATCTGGTCATGACCATGAGCATCGCCAAGGCCCTGAAAATCCTTGAGAACAGACTCATAAACAAGACCAGCGGAAAGCGCGCATGA
- a CDS encoding RluA family pseudouridine synthase produces MSGQARSGSRHLPPGLHIIHEDRDIIVVDKPAGMLTMATEAEKTRTAYYALTDYVRKGNAKSRYRIFIVHRLDRETSGILLFAKTEAAKRTLQDQWGDTTKIYAAVVHGQMDKASGTVISHLVESGVHKVYSTRDARLGKLAQTAWTVVKEKGGYSLLRIELLTGRKHQIRVQMADLGHPVAGDRKYGGKGDNFSRLALHAASISFAHPFSGQRMTLEAPMPTIFAQLVGRAQLP; encoded by the coding sequence ATGAGTGGACAAGCTCGCTCCGGCTCAAGGCATTTGCCTCCGGGGCTTCATATCATTCACGAGGACCGGGACATCATCGTCGTGGACAAGCCCGCCGGGATGCTGACCATGGCCACGGAGGCGGAGAAGACGCGTACCGCCTATTACGCCCTGACCGATTACGTGCGCAAGGGCAACGCCAAGTCCAGGTACAGGATTTTCATTGTCCATCGCCTGGATCGGGAGACTTCGGGGATTTTGCTCTTCGCCAAGACCGAGGCGGCCAAGCGCACCCTGCAGGATCAGTGGGGGGATACCACCAAGATCTATGCTGCCGTGGTGCACGGGCAAATGGACAAGGCCTCGGGCACGGTCATCTCCCATCTGGTGGAGAGCGGTGTGCACAAGGTCTATTCCACTCGCGACGCCAGGCTCGGCAAGTTGGCGCAGACCGCCTGGACCGTGGTCAAGGAGAAGGGAGGATATTCGCTTTTGAGGATTGAATTGCTGACTGGACGCAAGCACCAGATCCGGGTGCAGATGGCGGATCTGGGGCATCCTGTGGCCGGTGACCGGAAATACGGAGGCAAGGGCGACAATTTTTCCCGCCTGGCGCTGCATGCTGCTTCAATCAGCTTCGCGCATCCGTTCTCGGGTCAACGCATGACCCTTGAAGCGCCAATGCCGACCATTTTTGCGCAATTGGTGGGCCGGGCCCAGTTGCCCTGA